The following is a genomic window from Helicobacter sp. NHP19-003.
TAATTGCTCTTGCATGCAGGTTTGGATATATCTGCTGAGCATCTTGTTTTGTTCCACCACGCCCTGCCCAAACAAGTCCAATGTGGCGTTGGCGCACGCGCAAGCCAAAGCGTTGCCCGTGTAGCTGTGTGAGTGCAAAAAGCTTTTGTTCTGCGCGTAAGGGGCGTAAAATTTGTCATAAATGGCATCGCTTGTCAACACCACCGCTAAGGGCAAATACCCCCCTGTGATCCCCTTTGACAAACATAAAAAGTCGGGCTTGACCCCACACTGCTGGTAGGCAAAGAGCGAACCCGTGCGCCCAAAACCCACGGCGATTTCATCAAAGATCACTAAAATCCCCCGCTCTTGGCACATTTGCGTGGCTTGTTTGACAAAATCTGCGCCATAAAAATGCATGTTGCCCGCACACTGAATCAACGGCTCTAAAATAAAAGCGCTGATGTTTTGGTGTTCTTGCTCTAAAATTTGTGCTAGGGCGTGTAGGGCTTGTGGCACATCGGCATCATCTTTTGGCACGGGGGTTTGTAATTGCGTGCAGAAAATCCCCTTGTAGGTGTCCTTATACAACCCCACCCCCCACGCTTAATGCCCCCAAAGTTTCGCCATGGTAGCCATTTTCTAAGGACAAGAATTTGTTCTTTTGCTTGCCATTGAGTAGGTGGCTGTGATGACTCATTTTCAACGCCACTTCCACACATGCCGAGCCATTGTCGGCAAAAAAGCATTTCTCAAATCCACTCAAAGCGCATAATCTGGCGGCTAAATTAATGGCCTGTGGGTGGGTTAGCCCTGCTAGCAGCACATGCTCTAATTGCTCTATTTGCTCTTTGAGCTTGGCATTGATGTAGGGGTGGTTATGTCCAAATAAATTCACCCACCATGAACTGATCGCATCAATGTAGCCCTTGCCCTCAAAATCGTAAAGATGCACTCCTTTTGCTGATTTGATGGGGAGCAAGGGCAGGGTTTCATAGTCGTGCATTTGGCTGCATGGGTGCCAAATGTGTTTGAAGTCTAAAGCGTGCCAATGGGCATTACTTGGCATACAAACCCCTTAAATCGGCATTTTCGGCCTGCAAGATTAAAAAATTTAGAAATATTTTAGTGAAATTCTTATAAAATTGCCGCTTATGGTGAAATTGTGTAACAAGGGTAAGGGTCTATGATTGCGTGGATGCAAAAGCATAAAAAGTACTTGGTGGTCACCATTTGGATCAGCACCATCGCTTTTGTGGCTGCGGGCATGATCGGGTGGGGGCAGTACAACTTCTCTTTAGCGGGCAGGAGCGTGGCAAAGGTGGGGCAAATCGCCATCAGTCAAGAAGATTTGGCCAGAGAACATAAGCAACTCTTAGACATTTACAGCCAATCCATCCCCAACTTCAAGGACTTGAGCGAACAAGAAATCAAGGCCTTGGGGCTAGAGCGCAACGCCTTAAATGTGCTGATTAACCAAGCGTTATTGAAAAATTTCGCTTTGGATTTAGGGCTAGGGGTGAGCGATAGCGAGATTGTCGCCGAGATTCAAAAAAGCGAACTTTTCCAAAAAGATGGGCATTTTGACGAGGGGCTGTATAAAAAACTCCTACAAGAAAACAACTTCCGCCCCAGTGCCTTTGAGGACAATGTCAAAAACACCTTATTGCTTAAAAAGATCGCCTCCTTGTTCCCCCAAGCCCTGACTCCCCTAGAGCAAGAAGCGTTCATGCTCCCTCTTAGTTTGCAAGATAGGGTCCGCATTGAGGTGTTAGAACCTAAAGAAATCCCCCTCAAAGAAGAGAGCCTAAAGGCGTATTACAACGCCCACAAACAAGATTACAAAAAGCCGACAAGCTACACCTTAGCTAGCGTGCAAGTCGCGCCCAAAGAAATCCCCAAGGAGAGTGATTTAAAGATCTACTTTGACAAGCACAAGGAGCAGTACACCCTGCAGGGCAAGCCCCAAGAGTTTAGCAAGGTGGAAAAACAAGTGCGCCATGACTACAGCAGCGAGCAAGCTAAAGAGCAAGCCCTAAAAGACTACCTAGCCTTAAAAAAGGGGCAGCTCAAGCCCGAGAGCGAAACCTTTACTGACCTGCCCTACAGCGAGGACATCAATAAAAAAATCAAGGCTATGCGCGCAGGCGAGGTGCTAAAACCAATGCTTTACAAGGAGGGGTGGGTGGTCTTAAAACTTGTGGCAAAAGACACAAGCGCGCTTGAAAGCTTTGTGGAGGCTAGGGCTCGAATCGCCCAAATTCTGCAAACAGAGGCGCAAATCAAAGAACTCAAAAAAGAAGCCTTGCAAAAACTGCCCACCTTCAAGGGCAGCGACATCGGCCTGTTGAATTTAGACTTTAAGGGCAATATCCACGACTTGGGCGAAAAGTCATCCAAGGCTTTGGTGGACTACATCTTTAAACACCCCTACCAAGAGGGCTTTGCCTTGCTTGAAGGACCCAAAGCGGTGTTGTATCGGGTGTATTCTCAAGACTTCAAGCACCAAGTGAAAAACACCGCTTATTTAAAACAAATGATGCAAAACCTCAAGGCACAAGCCCTAGATGGGGCGCTGGTCGCTATGCTAAAACAACGCTACAAAATCACCTTATACGCCAGGAGTCGCCCTTGAATCCCATCATTTTGGGCGTAGACATCGGCTCCAGCAAAATTTGCGCCATCATCGCCGAGATCAAGGACGGCATGCCACAGGTGATCGGCGTGAGCGTGCATAAATCCGAGGGCGTGAAGAAGGGCAATATCAGCAACATCAGCCAAGCCGGCGAAATTGTCAAAAAGGCGATC
Proteins encoded in this region:
- a CDS encoding peptidylprolyl isomerase; its protein translation is MIAWMQKHKKYLVVTIWISTIAFVAAGMIGWGQYNFSLAGRSVAKVGQIAISQEDLAREHKQLLDIYSQSIPNFKDLSEQEIKALGLERNALNVLINQALLKNFALDLGLGVSDSEIVAEIQKSELFQKDGHFDEGLYKKLLQENNFRPSAFEDNVKNTLLLKKIASLFPQALTPLEQEAFMLPLSLQDRVRIEVLEPKEIPLKEESLKAYYNAHKQDYKKPTSYTLASVQVAPKEIPKESDLKIYFDKHKEQYTLQGKPQEFSKVEKQVRHDYSSEQAKEQALKDYLALKKGQLKPESETFTDLPYSEDINKKIKAMRAGEVLKPMLYKEGWVVLKLVAKDTSALESFVEARARIAQILQTEAQIKELKKEALQKLPTFKGSDIGLLNLDFKGNIHDLGEKSSKALVDYIFKHPYQEGFALLEGPKAVLYRVYSQDFKHQVKNTAYLKQMMQNLKAQALDGALVAMLKQRYKITLYARSRP